The sequence below is a genomic window from Chondrinema litorale.
GAAACATTAAGCCAAACATGCCCTGAGGCGAAAACCAGCTAGGAGCACCAGGGCCTTTATTTTTCTTAGGCAGACATGCAGAAAGTTGTTCCCAAGGGATGCTATCATAAACATTACCCAATTTACTACTCTTAAATAAATACCATTTTGGAGTTAAGTAATCTTGTGGTTGGAAAAGCTGTTGATCTCTCATATATTGTAGTGTTAATTGTGATTAGACACTACAATTTAACAAATCAAAAACCCCGAAAAAAGCTTTTATTAGCTAATTGCGGGGTTTTATTTTATACATTAATGCATTTAAAACCTTGATTTTCAATCCCTTTTATTTAAAAGGTAAGGCCTATATAAAAAATCACCTGTTAGGGTTTAAAAACCACTAACAGGAAATTCTATTCTAATACCGGCTTGCATATATAAAGGCCCAATTATCACATTGGAATATGGCACCATTTGATCTGGAATAGAATAAAACTTAGTTTCAGGATTTCCATCGTCATCGTCTTTGCCAGTTTTAGCTCTATATTTCCAAGAGTTATACCTCAAATGCCTGTAAGAAACATTAGCAAACAACAGTACATTTTTCAACCTTAAAATTCCTTCTAAGCTTGCACCTAACATTGGCGACCAGTCTCTTACAAAATCACTCTCATCTTCTGAAAGTTGATTTACTTCGTTAAACTCTTGCCTCATTTTACCATAACCGATTTCTACACCGGGAGAAAGATAGATTAACTCTGGTATAATCGGAATTTGATAACTCCCTCCTATTTTTGGTACCCACGCATTTAACTCACCATTATCAATGCTATAAAAATCCATACCCATGGTAAATGTATAATTGTAGAGCAAATCTCTAATGTGCACATTAAATGTATAAATTTCGCCGTCTGACAAGTCATTGTATCTTTCAAGATAGTCAGTATCAAGACTAACACTACCTGGCTCTCCATTATTTACCATGTGCACACCACTTGGCTCATTAGCTCTCACAATTTTCTGGTCTAAACTCAAACCATAAGAGAAAGATGCACTCACCATGTACGGACTACCATTGGTTTCTTCTACAATCATTCCCTCTCTAAAAGCATATCTACCTTTTAGTATCTTACCCACAGCATAATCGCTTGCCGTTTCACTGATATAAATTAATCCGACTTTTTTGGTTTTGCCTGTATAACTGCCATTTTTCTTGGCTTTTAAAACCGTAAAATACTCACCGCTCCTTATTTCAAAGTTCTGTCCGCGGTTAATGGTTACCTTGTTTAAGGTTTTATTTACAATAGTGGCAGAGGTGGTTGCGGTGTATTTCATCTCTCTTACCAAATAGCCAGGCATTAAACCTTTCGCTTCGCCCATTAATAAACCTCTGGCAGAATTCGCTTCAGCATCTGTAATTTTGATAATTCCAATTCTTGGAGTTCCCACGGGAATTTCTACATCCTTTCTTACTTTACCCTCTTCTTTTGCGATATCAAAAATTTCGAATGTCATTCCTTCCTTCACACCTAATTCATAACCTCTATCTAGAAGAACTTCACTTTGATTTACACCACTAGTGTAAGCCTGAATAAGAAAGTACTTTCTGAAATTATCGAAAATCTCTTCGGCAAGCCTGTCCAACGCATCTAATACAGCTCCTCTCTCAGACGAAGACCTACCATAGGCAGAAGCTTCTGTAGAAGCAGTGTATTTTCCTGTTTCTACTTCCATTAACTTAATACTTGCTCTTATTTTGGATGTGTAATGGCTATTTTCTTTTAAATCGCCATCGTCGTTGTAAGTGGCTTTGTGGTATTCTACTGTGTTACCAGTGTAATTTCCCACAATAAAAAGTTTAACTCCTCTTCGTTTACCAACTTCTACAGCGGTGGATTCGTCCACCATACCAGAAAGTTGTATTCTTAATTCGTTTGCGATACGCTTGAGTTCTGCGTCGTCAGAAGTAATTACATTAAATTTTCTTGAATCGATAATGAGTGCAAGAATCTTCTCAGTAATTATTTTTTCATAGATTTCAGAATCTCTACCCTGCCAACCTCCAAAAGGAAGCACTGAAATATCTTCTTTTTCGTCTACAAAAGATTGTGAGAATGATAACTGGCAAAAGGTAGTTACAATAAAAAATGCGGTAAAAAGTCTTTTCATCTTCTAAAATTATTTCGACTGTTACTGTGTGTTTTACTTTCTTACGACAATTGTGGAATACAGTTAAAAAAAATCTTACTTTTTTGTAACCTTTCTGAAAAGCACAGGTAACCAGATCAAAATTTAAATACAGCATTACAATAGCGATTATTACAATGACTGATGAAGCAGTAATGGAATTGGTAAAAAAAGGAGACTTGGAAAAGACTTCCATTCTGTTTGAAAGATATCAGGGAATGCTTTACAACTTTTACCTGAAGCTTTCATTCGAAACAGAATTAAGTAAAGACTTAACTCAAAATGTATTTTACCGCCTAATCAAATACCGAAATAGTTACCAAAGTGGAATGAGTTTTAAAGCTTGGTTTTTTCAAATGGCGAGAAACCTTTACAAAGACCATGTAACGAATCAGAAAAACAAAAGATCGAGATTTAGCGACCTCGAAAAACTAGGAAACATTGCTGCTGAAAAACTACAAGATACCGAACAGGCCGAGAGAGAGAAAGCACTTTACAAAGCACTTACCCTACTGGACGAAGACCAAAGAGAAATTATAATACTAACTAAGTTCCAGAAAATGAAATACAACACCATTGCCGAGCTAATGGGAATAACTGAAAGTGCTGTAAAAGTGAAAGTGCATCGGGCAGTAAAGAAACTGAAAGGCCTTTATTTTATGACCGAACAAAATTGAATTTAAAACATCAATAAGATGGAAGAAAATCAATATAAAGATAAACTGATTGACTACCTGGAAGGTACGCTCTCAGAAAAAGAGAATAAAGAAATTGAACAAAAGCTGGCTGAAAATGAAGCGCTTTTTAATGAATATGATGAGCTAAGAATTATTCACGACAGCATGGATAAATCGGTAGAATTTGACTCACCTGTTGAGCTTTCTAAAGATTTTTACTCGATGCTCGATGAAGAAATCGAAAAAGAAAACAACAATAAAAAATTCGGAAAATCTGGTCAGTGGTTATTCACCATTAAAAAAACGTGGAATAGTTCACTACCACTTAGAATTGCTGCTTCAGTTGCCTTATTTCTTGCTGGTTTCTTTGTAGACAAACAAATAAGAATGGAGCAAATTCAGACAGAGGAAGTACAATCTTTACGAGATGAGCTTAACACCACAAAAACACTGGTTATGCTCTCTTTGCTTAAGCAACAGTCTGCTAGCGATCGCATAATGGCAGTAAACTATACTTATGAGATGAATGAAATTGATCAACGTATAGTAGACGCGCTTTCAGAAACACTTGCAACAGACCAAAATACCAATGTGAGAATGGCTGCTTGTGAAGCATTAATCCATTACAAAGAAAAAGTTGATGTGCAAGATGTGCTTTTGACTACACTCTCGAATCAAGACGATCCGAGTATTCAGATAATGATTATTGATGCCCTAATCTCTTTGGAAGACAAAAGAGCTGTGGCTCAATTCGAACAATTACTAGAAAAGCAAGATGTAATCGATATAGTAAGAAACAAAGCTCAAGAAGGAATCGGGCTGCTTTTATAAAATATTTAAAACATTAACTCTAATTAAATTTAATCAAATGAAAAAACAAGTTTTATTAATTGTACTTTTTGCTATTGGAAGTTTAGTTGCATACGCTCAGGAGTACAAAAAAAATGTAAGTAAAAAAGATGGGAAACTATCTGTATACATAGACGACAGCAAAGTTGAAATTACTGGATATAATGGCAGTGAATTACAAATTATAGCCAGAGGTTATGAGAAGCCACCAGAAAGAGCACAAGGGCTTAAAGCACTTTACAATACCGCTATAGACAATACAAACATTGGCCTTTATGTAACAGAGGAAGATGGAGAGGTTAAGATTGAAAAAGCTTCGAGAGAAGATATTGATTATGTGATAAAAGTACCGCAAAGTATGAATGTAACCATTCACGAAACTAACTGGCATGGAGACGAATTTAGAGTAAAAAACATCGCTGGTGAAATTGAAATCGATGCCAAAGGTTCTGATATTCACATAGAGAATGTTTCAGGTCCAATTGTAGCCAATACAACCAATGGAGACATTACTATCATTTTCTCTAACCTCGCTCAAGACAAACCTAATTCCATTAAATCTGTAAATGGATTTATCGATCTAACCATGCCAGCAACTAGCAAGTGTGACATTAAACTTAGAGCTTTAAATGGCGAAATCTATTCGAACTTCGAAATCACTTATAGCTCAGCAGAGTTCAAAGGAGTAAGAGTTGGTGGCGGTGGTAAAATAGAAGGCCAAATTAACAACGGCGGTGTTGAGTTACAATTAAATACGATTAACGATAACATCTACTTAAGGAAAGCTGAATAAGGTTCAGCTTTCTTCTCTAAAACAATATATAACAATGTAATTTTTTAAGAAGTCTAACACCTAAAAGCTTCTTTATCGCTTCTAAAGCATATTCCTAGACGATAATCTTTCTTCTTTAATCAAACAGATAAAATGAAAATTTTACTATTTGCTAGTATCATGTCGATACTTACCCTGAACCTTAGTGCCCAAAAAATAATAGAAAAGCAATTTGATGTTTCTGCAACAGGTAAAATTGATATTGATTTAAAGTTTGCAGACCTCATTAAAATCACGACTTGGAACTCTAACAAGGTTTCATTTAAAGCAAGTATCGACTTAAACAATGGCTTATACAACGATTCGCTCAAACACGAATTTACACCTGTAGGTAATTCTGGGCTCACCATTAAATCATCCATCAATAAAAAGTTTAATAATTGGATGAGCAAGAAAAATTACGACCCAGAAAACGAAAATATAAAATTCTGGACGGGCAACGAGTCTTTTATTATAAGTGAGATCATTTATGAGATTAAAGTACCCGAAAAATGCTTGCTAAGCTTAAACTCTTTAAATGCAGATATTGAGATTAGAGATTTAAAAAATACCATGGCCATTAAAACCATTAATGGTTTTATTGATATAAACTGGCAAGAAAATGACGCTGCTAATTTTGAGATGAAAACAATTAATGGAGAGATCTATTCTGATCTGGAAGAGCTTAATTTGTTAAACAGAAAAGAACACCCAATGGTAGGTTATAACCTTAAAGCAAGTTATAAATCTAACCCTTCAACTTCAATAAAACTCGAAACCATAAACGGGAATGTTTATCTGAGAAAGGCAAAAGGTTTATAGTCGGTTTTTGTGGGGAAAATCATTAAATTTAGGAGATGTTTTTCGTAATATC
It includes:
- a CDS encoding RNA polymerase sigma factor; protein product: MTDEAVMELVKKGDLEKTSILFERYQGMLYNFYLKLSFETELSKDLTQNVFYRLIKYRNSYQSGMSFKAWFFQMARNLYKDHVTNQKNKRSRFSDLEKLGNIAAEKLQDTEQAEREKALYKALTLLDEDQREIIILTKFQKMKYNTIAELMGITESAVKVKVHRAVKKLKGLYFMTEQN
- a CDS encoding HEAT repeat domain-containing protein, which codes for MEENQYKDKLIDYLEGTLSEKENKEIEQKLAENEALFNEYDELRIIHDSMDKSVEFDSPVELSKDFYSMLDEEIEKENNNKKFGKSGQWLFTIKKTWNSSLPLRIAASVALFLAGFFVDKQIRMEQIQTEEVQSLRDELNTTKTLVMLSLLKQQSASDRIMAVNYTYEMNEIDQRIVDALSETLATDQNTNVRMAACEALIHYKEKVDVQDVLLTTLSNQDDPSIQIMIIDALISLEDKRAVAQFEQLLEKQDVIDIVRNKAQEGIGLLL